A stretch of Castanea sativa cultivar Marrone di Chiusa Pesio chromosome 2, ASM4071231v1 DNA encodes these proteins:
- the LOC142626318 gene encoding uncharacterized protein LOC142626318 isoform X1, translating into MCPIRYLNWKNMPEEFKEECWRVVERKYSVPVNPIAYAALKAFTLQKIGKAWRDHKSRMKKRHYIPHSRNKTRVKNNPPKGCIPQDWDILVDHWYTDDAVILSEKNKDRRSKQDELHTAGSCSYAVHAAKKAKTDGQPVERAVLYQVLHTRKDGTAVNPVVKAKMDKMKELLEIFSNQLQSSDTSGSIAWSPDDVFAKVMGKERKGRIRGVGFGPSPSARSSKSVLTDIEIHSSQARDNEVAQLKASLATMEE; encoded by the exons ATGTGCCCGATTAGATATCTTAATTGGAAGAACATGCCAGAAGAATTTAAAGAAGAGTGTTGGCGTGTTGTAGAG CGTAAATACAGTGTCCCTGTTAATCCTATTGCATATGCGGCTCTAAAGGCATTTACCTTGCAAAAAATTGGGAAGGCTTGGAGGGATCATAAGTCTAGGATGAAGAAACGACATTATATACCTCattcaagaaacaaaacacGGGTAAAGAACAACCCACCCAAGGGATGCATACCACAAGATTGGGATATACTTGTCGATCATTGGTATACTGATGATGCAGTG ATATTGTCAGAGAAGAATAAGGACCGTCGCTCTAAACAGGATGAGTTACATACTGCTGGCTCTTGTAGCTATGCTGTGCATGCTGCAAAAAAG GCAAAAACGGATGGACAACCTGTAGAGCGTGCAGTATTATATCAAGTACTACATACTCGTAAAGATGGAACTGCGGTTAATCCTGTAGTGAAAGCCAAAATG GACAAAATGAAGGAATTGTTGGAGatattttcaaatcaattgCAGTCATCTGACACGAGTGGTAGTATTGCATGGTCACCAGATGATGTCTTTGCCAAAGTGATGGGTAAGGAGCGTAAAGGTCGTATTCGTGGGGTGGGATTTGGTCCAAGCCCAAGTGCTCGGAGTAGCAAGAGCGTTCTCACGGACATTGAAATACACTCAAGTCAAGCAAGGGACAATGAAGTTGCACAACTGAAGGCTTCCTTGGCTACTATGGAGGAGTAA
- the LOC142626318 gene encoding uncharacterized protein LOC142626318 isoform X2 has translation MALILSEKNKDRRSKQDELHTAGSCSYAVHAAKKAKTDGQPVERAVLYQVLHTRKDGTAVNPVVKAKMDKMKELLEIFSNQLQSSDTSGSIAWSPDDVFAKVMGKERKGRIRGVGFGPSPSARSSKSVLTDIEIHSSQARDNEVAQLKASLATMEE, from the exons ATGGCTCTG ATATTGTCAGAGAAGAATAAGGACCGTCGCTCTAAACAGGATGAGTTACATACTGCTGGCTCTTGTAGCTATGCTGTGCATGCTGCAAAAAAG GCAAAAACGGATGGACAACCTGTAGAGCGTGCAGTATTATATCAAGTACTACATACTCGTAAAGATGGAACTGCGGTTAATCCTGTAGTGAAAGCCAAAATG GACAAAATGAAGGAATTGTTGGAGatattttcaaatcaattgCAGTCATCTGACACGAGTGGTAGTATTGCATGGTCACCAGATGATGTCTTTGCCAAAGTGATGGGTAAGGAGCGTAAAGGTCGTATTCGTGGGGTGGGATTTGGTCCAAGCCCAAGTGCTCGGAGTAGCAAGAGCGTTCTCACGGACATTGAAATACACTCAAGTCAAGCAAGGGACAATGAAGTTGCACAACTGAAGGCTTCCTTGGCTACTATGGAGGAGTAA